A window of Oscillatoria sp. FACHB-1407 genomic DNA:
AAACCACCCAATCTGCACCAGAGCGATCGGAATAGAGAGGTCTTTACTGGGATAAATCTGAGAGCCATCCACCGCAAAGGTAGTAATGCCCGTGAGGCGATCGCGCACCCATGCCAGGCTCTGCTCCCGGTTTTGCCACGCCAGATTGGCGGCAATCACAGCATTAATTCCCTTACTCAGCGGTTCTAACGGTTTAGCCCCAACTGGTTTAGCGCACTTCGCGATCTTTTCCTCCAGATCGCTATCGGGCATCTCACTCACTTGCTTTAAGGCTTGGCGATACTGCTCTAAAACCTGCATTGCTTCACGATTGAATGCGTTGAACTCTTCGCGTTTAGCATTCAAAATATCGCGGATCTGAGATGGTTTAAGGGTCATGGAAGTGAAGTAGGGAAGAAATTGACGAGATAAGCAGGATAAAGGGGTGCGCCAGGAAACAAGAGAGGCGCGGGAGGAAATCCATCAGTACAAGGGGGTGCAGGGGGCGACGCCCCTTGCGTGGGGGTTTCACCCCCACACCCCGTACTTTACCCAAGTGGGTGTTGCTACAAATCAACAGGGGCACGGGTCAACTTGACATCGCTTTTAGCCCCAACCAATGGAGGAGATGCAACGTATGGAGAATGCCACACTGATTGTCCAGGATTCAAGGTGCGATCGCATTGATATTTTCGATGTACATCGCTCACTTTATATGCATCAAGCAGTCGTATGCACACGGCACATGGAATGGGTTTAGTTGCCCTGATGAGCAACACAGCAAACCAACGTCGGGTAGTTGGTATGTCGTAGGTTGATGTTCATCGGTTGAACCATAGTAGTTTCTCTATAGAAACAATTTAGACCTCTTTACTATTCTCCCCGATCTGTCTGTGGTTTAAACGATGCCCATTCATTGAGAATTTTCTATCTCGATCCCAAGTCTGTATGTCAGCATGTTAAGCTCTGTTTCAATTTAGTCATATCTTTGAGCTTCGTTGCAAAGAGGGTTAAAACTCCGTGATACGATGCATTCCGTGACCTTAAAGAAATTTGGGAGAAACACCGTTGGCACTAAGGGTTGCTGTAGTTGGATCAGGTCCAGCAGGTTCTTCCGCCGCTGAGACATTAGTAAAAGCTGGAATCGAAACCTTTTTATTTGAGCGTAAGTTAGACAATGCCAAGCCCTGTGGTGGAGCCATTCCACTGTGCATGGTGAGTGAGTTTGACCTACCCATGGAGATCATCGATCGCCGCGTCCGCAAGATGAAAATGATCTCGCCGTCTAATATCGAGGTCAACATCGGTGGCACGCTCAAAGACGATGAGTACATTGGGATGTGCCGTCGAGAAGTGCTGGATGGCTTTTTGCGCGATCGCGCTCACAAGTTGGGTGCAACGCTGATCAACGGCACTGTGTATGGCTTAGATTTGCCTTCCAATAGCACTGACCCTTACACCATTCACTATGCAGACCACTCTGACGGCAGCCTCGAAGGCGTGACCAAGACGCTGCAAGTCGATGTGGTGATCGGCGCAGATGGAGCAAACTCGCGGGTTGCCAAAGCAATCGATGCGGGCGACTACAACTACGCGATCGCCTTCCAGGAGCGCATTCGTCTGCCCAAAGACAAGATGGACTACTACGAAGAACTGGCAGAAATGTACGTGGGTAACGACGTTTCCCCCGACTTTTATGCCTGGGTCTTCCCCAAATATGACCACGTTGCCGTAGGTACTGGCACGATGAAGGTCAACAAATCCAAGATCAAAGACCTGCAAGCTGGAATTCGGGCTCGTGCGGCTCACCGCCTTGAGGGTGGCGAAATCATCAAAGTTGAAGCGCACCCCATTCCTGAGCACCCCAGACCTCGCCGTGTGGTCGGTCGGGTTGCTTTGGTGGGCGATGCTGCTGGCACAGTGACCAAGTCGTCTGGAGAAGGCATTTACTTCGCCGCTAAGTCAGCTCGCATGTGCGCCGAGGCGATCGTCGAGTTTTCCCGCAATGGGCAACGCATGATCACTGAAGATGACCTGAAGGTCTACATCAAGCGGTGGGACAAGCAATATGGTCTGACCTACAAGGTTCTGGATCTACTGCAAACCGTCTTCTACCGCTCAGATGCGACTCGCGAAGCCTTTGTCGAGATGTGCTCTGATATTGATGTGCAGAAGCTCACCTTTGATAGCTACCTGTACAAAACTGTTGTGCCTGCTAACCCATTGACGCAGTTGAAAATTACTGCCAAGACGATTGGTAGCTTGCTCCGGGGCAGTGCCTTAGCTCCATAGGGGCGATCGCTCCTCTCGTTAGAGCTATCTCATATCTCATCTGACGGTTGTATTACAAATCATTGAAGGGTAGAAGGATCAGGTTTACGCCTGAAACTTCTGCCCTTTATTGTTAGGAATAATACAGATTTATGGTAGTCCTATTGAGGAAAGGGTGGGGACTAAGAGAGCGAGAGTGAGAGGTTGTGCGCATGGGCATTTCGTACTTCTCACACTCTCTCACCGTCCTTCCCTACAGGGCACTACCCGATCTATCAGGTGTATCTTTCAGATTGTGCAGTTGGTTGACCCCATCAATTCTGCTTCTGGTTTTCATCGTTGGCGTCTCCTGTGGAATGGCTAAACCTGGTTTTGGGGATAGCATGTCGGTAACGCGGTCAATCTTGAAACATGGGTCTGTTCAGGAATGAGCAGGGCTAAATCTGGTTGACTGACAACAGCCTTAAAACCCTTGATACTTTCCAGGGTTGGCGAGTCAAATTCGCACCTATGGGATCGAAGTCTATGGCTCAATAGCTCGACTAAGCTTATGCCGCAGTCTACAGTTCCAGTCGCCACAACGCAAAAACCAGCTTTTCAGACCTCTTTTGATCCATTACAACCACCTCAATCACTAGGGAAAGATTGTTGTATGAAACTCTCGTGTTTTAGAGCTAGCGTTTCAACGTTGACTATTGCCACTGCAAGTGCGATCGCCCTGACTAGTCTGCCTGAGACTGCCATCGCAACAACATTGCTCAGTGCGTCGGGCACCTGGGAAAACCCCATCGGTGGAGAGCCAACCGTCGAGCAGATATCGATGGGGGACGAGGCAATGATTTTGTGGGGAACTGCCACAACACCCGATGGCAAAAGTGGTTTGGGCTATTTAGGCGTGGGAGCGTCTGACATCGCGTCTGATATTCCTTTTCTAGTGGGAACACTGCGGCATTTTAACAATCCAGTTGCACCCCCTAATGTCAGCAGCGTAGAGCTATTGATTAATCTAAATCTGGCGGATGTGGGCGGTTCCCTGGTGAGTCGTTCATTTACCTTTGCTTT
This region includes:
- the chlP gene encoding geranylgeranyl reductase; its protein translation is MALRVAVVGSGPAGSSAAETLVKAGIETFLFERKLDNAKPCGGAIPLCMVSEFDLPMEIIDRRVRKMKMISPSNIEVNIGGTLKDDEYIGMCRREVLDGFLRDRAHKLGATLINGTVYGLDLPSNSTDPYTIHYADHSDGSLEGVTKTLQVDVVIGADGANSRVAKAIDAGDYNYAIAFQERIRLPKDKMDYYEELAEMYVGNDVSPDFYAWVFPKYDHVAVGTGTMKVNKSKIKDLQAGIRARAAHRLEGGEIIKVEAHPIPEHPRPRRVVGRVALVGDAAGTVTKSSGEGIYFAAKSARMCAEAIVEFSRNGQRMITEDDLKVYIKRWDKQYGLTYKVLDLLQTVFYRSDATREAFVEMCSDIDVQKLTFDSYLYKTVVPANPLTQLKITAKTIGSLLRGSALAP
- a CDS encoding THxN family PEP-CTERM protein codes for the protein MKLSCFRASVSTLTIATASAIALTSLPETAIATTLLSASGTWENPIGGEPTVEQISMGDEAMILWGTATTPDGKSGLGYLGVGASDIASDIPFLVGTLRHFNNPVAPPNVSSVELLINLNLADVGGSLVSRSFTFAFAVDETVNATPCLYASTIPCADRISFLNPTTSETFDVAGTAYTLELLGFSDRPTPDGAFVNEFISEEQATNTAFLFGKLTAAVPRSVPEPGAIVPLALLGICLGIRGKDKKSRMKDKK